One window from the genome of Pempheris klunzingeri isolate RE-2024b chromosome 7, fPemKlu1.hap1, whole genome shotgun sequence encodes:
- the anxa1a gene encoding annexin A1a, giving the protein MSFIQEFMKQTVYMGLPDESVLKNEGTVTAAPNFSSSGDASVLDKAIKVKGVDENTIIEILVKRSNEQRQQIKEAYQQASGKSLESALKSALKGDLEDVVLALLKTPAQYDAQQLKQAMKGLGTDEDTLIEILASRNNREILDIKKVYKEEYKKDLEEDIRSDTGGEFRAALHALCKAGRTEGVCEQLIDSDARALYEAGEGRKGKDCSVFIDVLTSRSAIHLRKVFERYSKYSKVDVAKAIDLEMKGDVESCLTAVVKCAGSRPAFFAEKLYLAMKGKGTRKNILTRIMVSRSEIDMKRIKEEYKKNYGKTLAQEILDDTKGDYERILIALCGGEN; this is encoded by the exons ATGTCTTTCATCCAAGAATTCATGAAGCAGACGGTCTATATGGGCTTGCCCGATGAGTCA GTCCTAAAGAACGAGGGGACGGTGACTGCAGCGCCCAATTTCAGTTCCAGTGGAGATGCATCAGTCTTGGACAAGGCCATCAAAGTGAAAG GTGTGGATGAGAACACCATCATTGAAATTCTGGTGAAAAGGAGCAACgagcagagacagcagattaAGGAGGCGTACCAGCAGGCCAGTGGCAAG TCTCTGGAATCAGCTCTGAAGAGCGCTCTGAAGGGAGATCTGGAGGATGTGGTGTTGGCTCTGCTGAAGACACCGGCCCAGTACGATGCCCAGCAGCTGAAGCAGGCgatgaag GGTCTGGGCACAGACGAGGACACCTTGATAGAGATTTTGGCTTCCCGAAACAACAGAGAGATCCTGGATATAAAGAAAGTCTACAAGGAAG AGTACAAGAaggacctggaggaggacaTCAGGTCTGACACTGGTGGAGAGTTCAGGGCCGCCCTTCATGCACTCTGCAAG GCCGGCAGGACTGAGGGAGTTTGTGAGCAGCTGATTGACAGCGATGCCAGGGCTCTGTACGAGGccggggaggggaggaagggcaAAGACTGCTCCGTCTTCATCGACGTCCTCACCAGCAGGAGTGCCATACATCTCCGTAAAG TATTCGAGAGATACTCAAAGTACAGCAAAGTGGATGTGGCCAAAGCTATTGACCTGGAGATGAAGGGAGATGTTGAAAGTTGTCTCACAGCAGTAG TGAAGTGTGCTGGAAGCAGGCCTGCATTCTTTGCTGAGAAGCTCTACTTGGCCATGAAG GGTAAAGGTACCCGCAAAAATATCCTGACCCGCATCATGGTGAGCCGCTCTGAAATCGACATGAAACGGATCAAAGAAGAGTACAAGAAAAACTATGGAAAAACACTCGCCCAGGAAATTCTg GATGACACCAAAGGAGACTACGAGAGGATCTTGATTGCTCTTTGTGGGGGTGAAAACTAA